A region from the Lemur catta isolate mLemCat1 chromosome 7, mLemCat1.pri, whole genome shotgun sequence genome encodes:
- the LOC123641621 gene encoding olfactory receptor 52K1-like, producing the protein MILSNNSHLFPHTFFLAGIPGLTAAHIWISLPFCFMFFLALTGNTVLLFLIRTERSLHQPMFSFLAMLCFVDLVLSLSTLPKMLAIFWFGATAISSYSCLSQMFFIHAFTAMESGVLVGMALDRFVAICNPLRYATILTPVVIAKIGGLVVLRAVGLTISFPSLAHRLPYCGSHTIAYTYCEQMAVVKLACGATTVDNLYAFAVAVFLGVGDMTFIAYSYGQIVRTVTHFPSPEAWAKAGSTCMAHVCVLFFFYGPGFLSVVIQRFGPPTASAAKVILANIYLLFPPALDPLVYGIKTKQIRERLLTILSPKWIELT; encoded by the coding sequence ATGATTCTTTCCAATAATTCTCATCTCTTTCCACATACTTTCTTCTTGGCTGGCATCCCAGGATTGACTGCTGCCCACATTTGGATCTCACTTCccttttgctttatgtttttcctGGCACTGACTGGGAATACTGTCCTGCTTTTTCTCATCCGGACAGAGCGCAGCCTTCACCAGcccatgttttcctttcttgccATGCTCTGCTTTGTTGACCTGGTCCTTTCCCTCTCCACTCTGCCCAAGATGCTGGCCATTTTCTGGTTTGGTGCTACAGCCATCAGCTCTTACTCTTGTCTTTCCCAGATGTTCTTCATCCACGCATTCACTGCCATGGAGTCAGGGGTGCTAGTGGGCATGGCTCTGGACCGCTTTGTGGCCATCTGTAACCCACTGCGTTATGCGACCATCCTCACCCCTGTTGTTATTGCCAAGATTGGGGGGCTGGTGGTGTTGCGAGCTGTGGGGTTGACCATCTCCTTTCCAAGCCTGGCCCATCGGCTACCCTACTGCGGCTCACACACGATTGCCTATACCTACTGTGAGCAGATGGCAGTGGTGAAGCTGGCCTGTGGGGCCACCACTGTGGACAACCTCTATGCCTTTGCTGTGGCAGTCTTTCTTGGTGTGGGGGATATGACCTTTATTGCCTATTCCTACGGGCAGATTGTGAGGACTGTGACACATTTTCCTTCACCTGAGGCATGGGCTAAAGCAGGCAGCACATGCATGGCCCATGTCTGTGTCCTCTTCTTCTTCTATGGACCGGGATTTCTTTCTGTGGTCATACAGCGCTTTGGGCCACCCACAGCCTCTGCTGCCAAGGTCATCCTTGCCAATATCTACTTGCTCTTTCCCCCTGCATTGGATCCCCTTGTCTATGGCATCAAGACTAAGCAGATCCGGGAGCGACTGCTTACAATTCTGAGCCCCAAGTGGATTGAGCTCACTTGA
- the LOC123641623 gene encoding olfactory receptor 52L1 yields MTLFLFPSFLSKSFMMALSNSSWRLSQLSFFLVGIPGLEESQHWIALPLGVLYLLALVGNITILFIIWTDPSLHQPMYLFLAMLAAIDLVLASSTAPKAFAVLLIHAHEIGYIVCLVQMFFIHAFSSMESGVLVAMALDRYVAICHPLHHSIILHPGVIRCIGVAVLLRGLLLLLPFPLLLQRLMFCRATIIGHAYCEHMAVVKLACSETTVNRAYGLAVALLVVGTDILAIGISYAHILQAVLKVPGSEARLKAFSTCGLHVCVILVFYVPGMFSFLTHRLGHHVPHHIHVLLATLYLLLPPALNPLVYGVKTQQIRRRVLRVFYTKGLI; encoded by the coding sequence AtgactttgtttctctttccctctttcctctctaaGTCATTTATGATGGCCCTTAGCAATTCCAGTTGGAGGCTATCCcagctttctttcttcctggtaGGTATTCCAGGTTTAGAGGAAAGCCAGCATTGGATAGCATTGCCCTTGGGTGTGCTTTACCTCCTTGCTCTAGTGGGCAATATCACCATTCTCTTCATTATCTGGACTGACCCATCCTTGCACCAACCTATGTACCTCTTCCTGGCCATGCTAGCTGCCATAGACCTGGTTCTGGCCTCTTCCACTGCACCCAAAGCCTTTGCAGTGCTCCTGATTCATGCCCATGAGATTGGGTACATTGTATGCCTGGTCCAGATGTTCTTCATCCATGCATTCTCCTCTATGGAGTCAGGGGTACTTGTGGCCATGGCCCTGGATCGCTATGTAGCCATTTGTCACCCTCTGCACCATTCCATCATCCTGCATCCAGGGGTCATCAGGTGCATTGGAGTGGCAGTGCTGCTGCGGGGattactcctcctcctccccttccccctcctgtTGCAAAGACTTATGTTCTGCCGGGCCACTATCATAGGCCATGCCTATTGTGAACATATGGCTGTGGTGAAACTGGCCTGCTCAGAAACCACAGTGAACCGAGCTTATGGACTGGCTGTGGCACTGCTTGTGGTTGGGACAGACATCCTGGCCATTGGTATTTCCTATGCCCACATCCTCCAGGCAGTGCTGAAGGTACCAGGGAGTGAGGCTCGACTTAAGGCCTTTAGCACATGCGGATTGCATGTCTGTGTCATCCTGGTTTTTTATGTCCCTGGAATGTTCTCCTTCCTCACTCACCGCTTAGGCCACCATGTACCCCATCACATCCATGTCCTTCTGGCCACACTCTATCTCCTTTTGCCACCTGCACTTAATCCTCTTGTCTACGGGGTGAAGACTCAACAGATCCGCCGGAGAGTACTTAGGGTGTTCTACACAAAAGGATTGATCTGA